A window of Pseudomonas mucidolens contains these coding sequences:
- the gatC gene encoding Asp-tRNA(Asn)/Glu-tRNA(Gln) amidotransferase subunit GatC has protein sequence MALERSDVEKIAHLASLGLNDADLPQTTAALNSILGLVDQMQAVNTDGIEPLAHPLEASQRLRADVVTERNNREAYQSIAPAVENGLYLVPKVID, from the coding sequence ATGGCGCTTGAACGCTCCGACGTGGAAAAAATCGCTCATCTGGCCTCGCTTGGCCTCAATGATGCCGATCTTCCACAGACCACCGCAGCCCTGAACAGCATTCTCGGGCTGGTCGACCAAATGCAGGCCGTGAATACCGACGGCATCGAGCCCCTGGCTCACCCACTGGAAGCCAGCCAGCGCCTGCGCGCAGACGTCGTGACCGAACGCAATAATCGCGAGGCCTACCAGTCCATCGCGCCAGCGGTCGAAAACGGCCTGTACCTGGTTCCGAAAGTCATCGACTAA
- the mreB gene encoding rod shape-determining protein MreB yields the protein MFKKLRGMFSSDLSIDLGTANTLIYVRERGIVLNEPSVVAIRTHGNQKSVVAVGTEAKRMLGRTPGNIAAIRPMKDGVIADFSVCEKMLQYFINKVHENSFLQPSPRVLICVPCKSTQVERRAIRESALGAGAREVFLIEEPMAAAIGAGLPVEEARGSMVVDIGGGTTEIALISLNGVVYAESVRVGGDRFDEAIITYVRRNYGSLIGESTAERIKQEIGTAYPGGEVREVDVRGRNLAEGVPRAFTLNSNEVLEALQESLATIVQAVKSALEQSPPELASDIAERGLVLTGGGALLRDLDKLLAQETGLPVIVAEDPLTCVARGGGRALEMMDKHTMDLLSSE from the coding sequence ATGTTCAAGAAACTGCGTGGCATGTTTTCCAGCGATCTTTCCATTGACCTGGGCACTGCCAACACCCTTATTTACGTGCGCGAGCGCGGTATCGTCCTGAATGAGCCATCGGTTGTGGCTATTCGGACCCATGGTAATCAGAAAAGTGTCGTTGCCGTGGGCACCGAGGCCAAGCGAATGCTCGGCCGTACACCTGGCAACATTGCTGCCATTCGTCCGATGAAAGACGGCGTGATTGCCGACTTCAGCGTCTGCGAAAAGATGCTGCAGTACTTCATCAACAAAGTTCACGAAAACAGTTTTCTGCAGCCTAGCCCTCGGGTGCTGATCTGCGTTCCGTGCAAGTCCACCCAGGTGGAGCGGCGTGCCATCCGTGAATCGGCGCTGGGTGCCGGTGCTCGTGAAGTGTTCCTGATCGAAGAGCCAATGGCCGCCGCTATTGGTGCCGGCCTGCCGGTTGAAGAGGCACGCGGCTCGATGGTCGTGGATATCGGTGGCGGTACTACCGAGATCGCGCTGATTTCCCTCAATGGTGTGGTGTACGCCGAGTCCGTGCGTGTGGGCGGCGACCGTTTCGACGAAGCGATCATCACCTACGTGCGTCGTAACTACGGCAGCCTGATCGGCGAATCCACCGCCGAGCGCATCAAGCAGGAAATCGGCACCGCCTACCCGGGTGGCGAAGTTCGCGAAGTCGATGTTCGCGGTCGTAACCTGGCCGAAGGCGTGCCACGTGCCTTCACCCTGAACTCCAATGAAGTGCTGGAAGCTCTGCAAGAGTCTCTGGCCACCATCGTTCAGGCAGTGAAAAGCGCCCTTGAGCAATCGCCGCCGGAACTGGCTTCCGATATCGCCGAGCGTGGCCTGGTACTGACCGGTGGTGGCGCCTTGCTGCGTGACCTGGACAAGTTGCTGGCCCAGGAAACCGGTCTGCCGGTGATCGTCGCCGAAGACCCGCTGACCTGTGTGGCCCGTGGCGGTGGTCGTGCACTGGAAATGATGGATAAACACACCATGGATCTGCTCTCCAGCGAATAA
- the mreC gene encoding rod shape-determining protein MreC, which produces MGVRLLVLVVLSVALMVVDARFTLLKPVRSQMSLVLMESYWITDLPQRLWQGVASQFGSRTELVAENEKLKTENLLLQGRMQKLAALTEQNVRLRELLNSSALVNEKVEVAELIGMDPNPFTHRIIINKGERDGVVLGQPVLDARGLMGQVVELMPYTSRVLLLTDTTHSIPVQVNRNGLRAIASGTGNPERLELRHVADTADIKEGDLLVSSGLGQRFPAGYPVATVREVIHDSGQPFAIVRAVPTAALNRSRYLLLVFSDSRTPEERANEAAVAQEAEDRQNGIAPAVPTTGSDSVAPTAPAATPVTPATPAAPGTAPAGPAVRNAPPASPATATPAAAPAATRPAAPAPATTRQREE; this is translated from the coding sequence CTGGGCGTGCGCCTGTTGGTGCTGGTCGTGCTATCGGTCGCGCTGATGGTGGTCGATGCCCGCTTCACGCTGCTCAAGCCAGTGCGTAGTCAGATGTCGCTGGTGCTGATGGAGTCCTACTGGATCACCGATCTGCCGCAGCGGCTATGGCAAGGCGTGGCCAGCCAGTTTGGCAGCCGTACCGAATTGGTTGCCGAGAACGAAAAACTCAAGACTGAAAACCTGCTGTTGCAGGGACGCATGCAAAAGCTGGCGGCCCTGACCGAGCAGAACGTACGCCTGCGCGAGCTGCTCAACTCGTCGGCACTGGTCAACGAGAAGGTCGAAGTGGCCGAGTTGATCGGCATGGACCCCAACCCCTTTACCCATCGCATCATCATCAACAAGGGTGAGCGCGACGGTGTGGTCCTCGGCCAGCCGGTGCTCGATGCCCGCGGCCTGATGGGCCAGGTGGTGGAGCTGATGCCTTACACCTCCCGCGTCCTGTTACTCACCGATACCACCCACAGCATTCCGGTACAGGTCAATCGCAACGGCCTGCGCGCGATTGCCAGCGGCACCGGTAATCCTGAGCGCCTGGAGTTGCGTCACGTGGCGGATACTGCCGACATCAAGGAAGGCGACCTGCTGGTCAGCTCCGGCCTCGGCCAACGCTTTCCGGCGGGCTACCCGGTGGCGACGGTCAGGGAAGTGATCCACGATTCCGGCCAGCCGTTTGCGATTGTGCGCGCCGTACCCACCGCCGCGTTGAATCGCAGCCGTTATCTGCTGCTGGTGTTCAGCGACAGCCGCACCCCCGAAGAGCGCGCCAATGAAGCGGCCGTAGCCCAGGAAGCGGAAGACCGACAGAACGGCATTGCGCCCGCTGTCCCGACCACTGGCTCTGACTCGGTTGCACCGACGGCGCCTGCGGCGACTCCTGTGACACCCGCCACGCCCGCGGCCCCGGGCACCGCGCCGGCCGGACCTGCAGTCCGCAACGCGCCCCCGGCCAGCCCCGCAACGGCTACGCCCGCCGCCGCGCCCGCCGCCACTCGACCTGCCGCGCCCGCACCGGCAACCACTCGGCAGAGGGAGGAATAA
- the mreD gene encoding rod shape-determining protein MreD, whose amino-acid sequence MAGTHSRNGWIVWLTFVIGLLLSVSPLPQFMEILRPLWLALLLAFWSLALPHKVGMVTAMCLGLAEDVLYGTLLGQNALILTLITFLVLSLQQRLRMFPMWQQSLVILVIFGLAQLVQLWLSALTGNRQPTLALVLPALVSALLWPWISFGLRGLCRRYKIN is encoded by the coding sequence ATGGCCGGTACTCATTCGCGCAATGGCTGGATTGTCTGGCTGACCTTCGTCATCGGCCTGCTGCTCAGCGTCTCGCCGCTGCCGCAATTCATGGAAATCCTGCGTCCGCTGTGGCTCGCCTTGCTGTTGGCGTTCTGGTCCCTGGCGTTGCCTCACAAGGTCGGCATGGTTACCGCCATGTGCCTCGGGCTGGCGGAGGACGTGCTGTATGGCACGCTGCTGGGGCAGAATGCGTTGATCCTGACCCTGATTACTTTTCTGGTGCTGTCGTTGCAGCAACGTTTGCGCATGTTCCCGATGTGGCAACAGTCGCTGGTGATCCTGGTCATCTTCGGTCTGGCCCAACTGGTGCAACTGTGGCTAAGCGCGTTGACCGGCAACCGTCAACCGACGCTGGCGCTGGTCTTGCCCGCCTTGGTCAGTGCGCTGCTGTGGCCCTGGATCAGCTTTGGTCTGCGTGGTCTGTGCCGTCGCTATAAAATAAACTGA
- a CDS encoding Maf family protein: MSSLYLASGSPRRRELLTQIGVPFSVVSASIDETPLIGESPACYVERLACGKAKAGLAALAEISGVCVLGADTAVILDGQILGKPLDQADAHAMLLALSDREHEVLTAIAVLNDQRCVTRLVSSRVRFRSISAQEATTYWHSGEPQDKAGSYAIQGLAAVFVTGLNGSYSAVVGLPICETAELLADFGIPCWQHLSMR; this comes from the coding sequence ATGAGTTCGCTTTATTTGGCTTCTGGCTCACCTCGACGGCGGGAGCTGCTGACACAGATCGGTGTCCCTTTCAGCGTGGTCAGCGCCTCGATCGATGAGACACCGCTGATAGGCGAATCGCCTGCTTGCTACGTCGAACGCCTCGCTTGCGGCAAGGCGAAGGCGGGCCTGGCAGCGCTTGCCGAGATTTCCGGTGTTTGTGTGCTGGGCGCTGATACCGCGGTCATCCTCGACGGGCAGATCCTCGGCAAACCTCTGGATCAAGCCGACGCCCACGCCATGTTGCTGGCTCTTTCTGATCGTGAACATGAAGTCCTGACGGCGATTGCCGTGCTGAATGACCAGCGATGCGTGACGCGCCTGGTCAGCAGTCGCGTGCGCTTTCGCTCGATTTCGGCGCAGGAAGCCACCACGTATTGGCACAGTGGGGAGCCTCAGGACAAGGCCGGAAGCTATGCTATCCAGGGCTTGGCGGCGGTGTTCGTCACTGGGCTCAACGGTAGTTACTCTGCCGTGGTCGGTCTGCCGATTTGCGAAACAGCAGAACTGCTGGCCGATTTCGGCATACCCTGTTGGCAACACCTTTCCATGCGCTAA
- the rng gene encoding ribonuclease G encodes MSEEILINITPMESRVAVVENGVLQEVHVERTQKRGIVGNIYKGKVVRVLPGMQAAFVDIGLDRAAFIHASEISLREGSAVESISALVHEGQSLVVQVTKDPIGSKGARLTTQLSIPSRYLVYMPRTAHVGISLKIEDEAERERLKKVVSDCVAAEGIKEAGGFILRTAAEGAGADEILMDIRYLRRLWDQIGAQIKTVGAPSVIYEDLGLALRTLRDLVSPKIEKIRIDSRETFQRTTQFVAELMPEIADRLEHYPGERPIFDLYGVEDEIQKALERKVPLKSGGYLVVDPAEAMSTIDVNTGAFVGHRNLEETIFKTNLEAATAIARQLRLRNLGGIIIIDFIDMEDEDHQRQVLRTLEKQLERDHAKTNIIGITELGLVQMTRKRTRESLEQVLCEPCSSCQGRGKLKTPETVCYEIFREILREARAYQAEGYRVLANQKVVDRLLDEESGNVAELEVFIGRTIRFQVETMYSQEQYDVVLL; translated from the coding sequence ATGAGTGAAGAGATTCTGATCAATATCACGCCGATGGAATCGCGCGTGGCGGTGGTAGAAAACGGTGTTTTGCAGGAAGTGCATGTCGAGCGCACCCAGAAGCGTGGGATCGTCGGCAATATTTACAAAGGCAAGGTCGTACGGGTGCTGCCGGGGATGCAGGCGGCCTTTGTCGATATCGGCCTGGACCGCGCGGCGTTTATCCATGCTTCAGAAATATCCCTGCGTGAAGGCTCGGCGGTCGAGAGCATCAGCGCCCTGGTCCACGAAGGGCAGAGCCTGGTGGTGCAAGTCACCAAGGACCCGATCGGTTCCAAAGGCGCGCGGTTGACCACGCAACTCTCGATTCCCTCGCGCTACCTGGTGTACATGCCGCGCACCGCCCATGTCGGCATTTCATTGAAAATCGAAGATGAAGCCGAGCGTGAGCGCCTGAAAAAGGTGGTCAGCGACTGCGTGGCGGCAGAAGGCATCAAAGAGGCCGGTGGCTTTATCCTGCGCACGGCCGCGGAGGGCGCCGGCGCCGATGAAATCCTGATGGACATTCGCTACCTGCGTCGCCTTTGGGACCAGATCGGCGCCCAGATCAAGACCGTCGGCGCGCCGAGTGTCATTTATGAAGACCTGGGGCTGGCCCTGCGTACCCTGCGGGACCTGGTCAGCCCCAAGATCGAGAAAATTCGCATCGACTCGCGGGAAACCTTCCAGCGCACGACGCAATTTGTTGCTGAGCTGATGCCGGAAATTGCTGACCGCCTCGAGCACTATCCAGGCGAGCGACCCATCTTTGATCTGTATGGTGTCGAGGATGAGATCCAGAAAGCCCTGGAACGCAAGGTGCCGCTCAAGTCCGGTGGTTACCTGGTGGTGGACCCGGCCGAAGCCATGAGCACTATCGATGTGAATACCGGCGCTTTCGTCGGTCATCGCAACCTTGAAGAAACCATCTTCAAGACCAACCTCGAGGCCGCCACGGCCATCGCCCGCCAACTGCGCCTGCGCAATCTGGGTGGAATCATCATCATCGACTTCATCGACATGGAAGATGAAGATCACCAGCGGCAGGTACTGCGCACGCTCGAGAAACAACTGGAGCGTGATCACGCCAAGACCAACATCATTGGCATCACCGAGTTGGGCCTGGTGCAGATGACCCGCAAGCGCACGCGCGAAAGCCTGGAGCAAGTGCTGTGTGAACCCTGCAGCAGTTGCCAGGGGCGCGGCAAGTTGAAAACCCCGGAAACGGTTTGCTACGAGATTTTCCGGGAAATCTTGCGCGAGGCGCGCGCCTATCAGGCCGAGGGCTATAGAGTTCTGGCTAACCAGAAGGTGGTTGATCGATTGCTCGATGAGGAGTCGGGCAACGTCGCGGAGCTGGAAGTTTTTATTGGCCGAACCATTCGCTTTCAGGTCGAAACCATGTATTCCCAGGAACAATACGACGTGGTGCTGCTCTGA
- a CDS encoding YhdP family protein: MERLLRFFAALTRWGLGLCALLLVLAAVYVSLGRELTPLVAEYRADIESKAQAAVGMPVNIGSLEGRWSGFTPLLLAHDVMVGEGSSALRLDQVQVVPDLWASLLAWDVRIAHLQVSGLQVSVKEDQDGHWALQGLPIQDEQPLDPEQLLQRMQQVAQVSVLDSQVTLLAFEQPSLTLTYVGLSLKTGAARQRLDARMTLPDGQPLALNVRSRIRASQWKDAEIQAYLSMPQSNWAKWIPAKLTRQWKLTELQAGGEFWLTWGQGTVQSAAVRLNAAQLKGRYAQRKPAHIENLALTAYLQRSEGGLKVLFNSLAMNLGETRWETRLQLQQTLATDTAQETWRLQADRLDLTPITPLLNALAPLPDAAATAVEHLKASGMLRNVVVDYRPQDTGDQRVSFAANLERVGFDAYFGAPAARNVSGSISGDLGQGELRMDSKDFSLHLFPIFAKPWQYIQANARLTWKLDKQGFTLIAPYIKVLGEEGKIAADFLIRLHFDHRQEDYMDLRVGMVDGDGRFTSKYLPAVLSPALDEWLRTAILKGAVDEGFFQYQGSLNHDAVTAARNISLFFKVHDAELAFQPGWPHVSKVDGEVFVEETGVRILASKGQLLDTRVKDIYVNIPHAPAGQDSHLLLTGGFSGGLGDGLKILQEAPIGTASTFAGWKGEGKLQGSLNLDVPLEKGADPKIVVDFKTDKARLQLAEPTLDLSQLKGEFRFDSAKGLSGKNISAQAFDRPITAQIFADGKPGNISTRVAAKGQVTVKRLTDWLKVSQPLPVSGDIPYQLQLNLDGADSQLMVSSSLKGVAVDLPAPFGMAANQGRDSVFRMTLQGAERRYWFDYGELANFTFAAPADNFTQGRGELFLGDGDALLPGGKGLRIRGVLSELDIDPWKKLVDRYAGNDPGGDAKQLLSGADFKVGKLTGFGTELDQVSLHLARKPAAWGLRVDSQQAKGTVGLPDAKGAPIAVDLQYVKLPAVDPTVQTDENAPDPLADIDPKGIPALDIAVDQLFQGPDLIGAWSLKVRPTAKGLAFNNLDLGLKGMQLKGAGGWEGAPGASSSWYKGRLNGKNIADVLKGWGFAPTVTSESFHLDVDGRWPGSPAWVGPKRFSGSLDASFHKGQFVEVEGGAQALRVFGLLNFNSIGRRLRLDFSDLLGKGLSYDRVKGLLAASDGVFVTREPITLTGPSSNLELNGTLDMVADRVDAKLLVTLPVTNNLPIAALIVGAPAIGGALFLIDKLIGDRVSRFASVQYKVEGPWKDPKITFDKPFEKPR; this comes from the coding sequence ATGGAGCGTCTGCTACGCTTTTTTGCCGCACTGACCCGTTGGGGCCTTGGCCTCTGTGCGCTGCTGCTGGTATTGGCGGCGGTCTATGTCAGCCTGGGCCGTGAGCTGACACCACTGGTGGCTGAATACCGCGCGGACATCGAGAGCAAGGCGCAGGCCGCGGTCGGTATGCCGGTGAACATCGGCAGCCTGGAAGGGCGCTGGAGCGGTTTTACCCCGCTGTTGCTGGCCCATGACGTGATGGTCGGCGAGGGCAGCAGCGCGCTGCGGCTGGACCAGGTGCAAGTGGTGCCGGATCTGTGGGCCAGCCTGCTGGCGTGGGATGTGCGTATCGCGCATCTGCAGGTCAGCGGCCTGCAGGTCAGCGTCAAGGAAGACCAGGACGGCCATTGGGCCTTGCAAGGTTTGCCAATCCAGGACGAGCAGCCTCTGGACCCCGAGCAATTGCTCCAGCGGATGCAGCAGGTTGCGCAGGTTTCGGTGCTCGACAGCCAAGTGACCTTGCTGGCGTTCGAACAGCCTTCATTGACCCTGACTTATGTGGGTCTGAGCCTGAAAACCGGTGCTGCGCGACAGCGCCTCGATGCGCGCATGACCTTACCCGACGGTCAGCCTTTGGCCCTCAATGTACGCAGCCGGATTCGCGCCAGCCAATGGAAGGACGCTGAAATCCAGGCTTACCTGAGTATGCCCCAGAGTAACTGGGCGAAATGGATTCCGGCGAAACTGACCCGGCAGTGGAAGTTAACGGAACTGCAAGCCGGCGGCGAGTTCTGGCTGACCTGGGGGCAAGGCACCGTACAAAGCGCCGCTGTGCGCCTCAACGCGGCGCAACTGAAGGGCCGTTATGCTCAGCGTAAACCCGCGCATATCGAGAACCTGGCCCTGACCGCTTACCTGCAGCGCAGCGAAGGTGGGCTCAAGGTGCTGTTCAATTCGCTGGCGATGAACCTGGGCGAAACTCGTTGGGAGACGCGCCTGCAGTTGCAGCAAACCCTGGCCACGGATACGGCGCAGGAAACCTGGCGCTTGCAGGCTGATCGTCTGGATCTGACCCCGATTACCCCGTTGCTCAACGCTCTGGCGCCCTTGCCGGACGCTGCGGCGACGGCGGTCGAACACCTCAAGGCCAGCGGCATGCTGCGCAACGTGGTGGTCGATTACCGTCCTCAGGACACCGGCGACCAGCGGGTCAGCTTTGCCGCCAACCTCGAGCGAGTGGGGTTTGATGCTTATTTCGGCGCGCCCGCCGCCCGCAACGTCAGCGGCAGCATCAGTGGCGATCTGGGCCAGGGCGAGTTGCGCATGGACAGCAAGGATTTTTCCTTGCATCTGTTTCCGATATTCGCCAAACCGTGGCAATACATCCAGGCCAACGCCCGCTTGACCTGGAAGCTCGACAAGCAAGGTTTCACACTGATTGCGCCGTACATCAAGGTGCTGGGAGAGGAGGGCAAGATTGCCGCTGACTTCCTGATTCGCCTGCATTTCGATCATCGCCAGGAAGACTATATGGACCTGCGGGTCGGCATGGTCGATGGCGACGGACGTTTCACCTCCAAATACCTGCCGGCGGTGTTGAGCCCGGCGCTGGATGAGTGGCTGCGCACTGCGATTCTGAAAGGTGCGGTCGACGAAGGTTTCTTCCAGTATCAGGGTTCGCTGAACCATGACGCGGTGACGGCCGCGCGCAATATCAGTCTGTTCTTCAAGGTGCATGATGCCGAACTGGCGTTCCAGCCAGGCTGGCCGCATGTCAGCAAGGTCGACGGCGAAGTGTTCGTCGAAGAGACCGGCGTGCGCATCCTGGCCAGTAAAGGCCAATTGCTCGACACTCGGGTCAAGGATATCTACGTCAATATTCCTCACGCGCCCGCCGGCCAAGACAGCCATTTATTGCTTACCGGTGGATTTTCCGGTGGGCTGGGGGATGGCCTGAAAATCCTTCAGGAGGCCCCGATAGGCACGGCTTCGACCTTTGCCGGTTGGAAAGGCGAGGGCAAGCTGCAAGGCTCCCTCAATCTGGATGTGCCATTGGAAAAGGGCGCCGACCCAAAGATCGTGGTCGACTTCAAGACCGACAAGGCGCGACTGCAACTGGCCGAGCCGACGCTGGACCTGAGTCAGCTCAAGGGTGAGTTCCGCTTCGACAGTGCCAAGGGCTTGAGCGGCAAGAACATCAGCGCCCAAGCGTTTGATCGTCCGATTACGGCGCAGATTTTCGCCGATGGCAAACCCGGCAATATCAGCACCCGGGTCGCCGCCAAGGGCCAGGTGACGGTCAAGCGCCTCACCGATTGGCTGAAGGTCAGCCAGCCGCTGCCGGTCTCCGGCGATATTCCGTATCAACTGCAACTCAACCTGGACGGCGCCGACAGTCAATTGATGGTCAGTTCCAGTCTCAAGGGGGTGGCGGTGGACTTGCCGGCGCCTTTCGGCATGGCCGCCAATCAAGGTCGCGACAGCGTATTTCGCATGACCCTGCAAGGCGCAGAACGGCGTTACTGGTTCGATTATGGCGAACTGGCGAACTTTACCTTCGCGGCGCCTGCGGATAATTTTACCCAGGGGCGTGGTGAGTTGTTCCTCGGTGATGGCGATGCCTTGCTGCCTGGCGGCAAGGGACTGCGCATCCGGGGTGTTTTGTCCGAGCTGGACATCGATCCGTGGAAGAAGTTGGTGGATCGCTATGCCGGCAACGACCCGGGCGGTGACGCCAAGCAACTGCTCAGCGGCGCTGATTTCAAGGTCGGCAAGTTGACAGGATTTGGCACCGAGCTAGACCAGGTCAGTCTGCATCTTGCGCGTAAACCCGCCGCCTGGGGCCTGCGAGTCGACAGTCAGCAAGCCAAGGGCACCGTCGGGCTGCCGGATGCCAAGGGCGCGCCGATTGCGGTCGATTTGCAGTACGTGAAGCTGCCGGCGGTCGATCCCACCGTACAGACCGATGAAAATGCGCCAGATCCGTTGGCGGACATTGATCCCAAGGGCATTCCGGCACTGGATATCGCGGTTGATCAGTTGTTCCAGGGACCTGACTTGATCGGGGCCTGGTCACTCAAGGTTCGACCCACCGCTAAAGGACTGGCGTTCAATAATCTCGACCTGGGTCTCAAGGGCATGCAGCTTAAAGGCGCCGGAGGCTGGGAAGGTGCGCCGGGCGCCAGCAGCAGTTGGTACAAGGGACGCCTGAACGGCAAGAACATCGCCGATGTGCTCAAGGGCTGGGGCTTTGCGCCTACCGTGACCAGTGAGAGTTTCCATCTGGACGTCGACGGGCGTTGGCCGGGATCGCCTGCCTGGGTGGGGCCAAAGCGTTTCTCCGGGAGTCTGGATGCGAGTTTCCACAAAGGTCAGTTCGTCGAAGTGGAGGGCGGTGCCCAGGCGTTGCGAGTGTTTGGCTTGCTGAACTTCAATTCGATCGGCCGGCGCTTGCGCCTGGACTTCTCCGACCTGTTGGGTAAAGGCTTGAGTTACGACCGGGTCAAAGGACTACTGGCCGCGAGTGACGGTGTGTTTGTGACCCGTGAACCCATCACGCTGACTGGACCCTCGAGCAATCTGGAGCTTAACGGCACCCTGGATATGGTGGCTGATCGCGTCGATGCCAAATTGCTGGTGACGTTGCCAGTCACGAATAACTTGCCGATTGCCGCGCTGATCGTCGGCGCGCCCGCCATTGGTGGTGCGTTGTTCCTGATCGATAAGCTGATCGGTGATCGGGTTTCGCGTTTCGCCAGCGTCCAGTACAAGGTGGAAGGTCCATGGAAAGACCCGAAAATCACGTTCGACAAGCCATTTGAAAAACCACGCTGA